In Thermotoga sp. Ku-13t, one genomic interval encodes:
- the mnmA gene encoding tRNA 2-thiouridine(34) synthase MnmA, whose protein sequence is MKVGVLLSGGVDSAVALYSLLEAGHEVIAYHIKTVPDEFYLSRQIKHKVCCSPADTFDAQLIAQHFKVPFKVLHIEEFFHRNIIQYYLSEYKNGRTPNPCYLCNRLVKFGLVMDLILKDGADMVASGHYARIVDGKLYRAIDREKDQSYFLASIEKERLSKIVFPNGDKTKVQVREIASRVKIHVHSKEESQDLCFIPDGDQERFFKEHGIEFDEGPIYDSSGKELGKHRGLIHYTIGQRKLGVSLGSRMYVVRIDAKNNAIIVGKEEEVYRDRFTVTHFNPLVDLPGRFTASVKVRKNSDEVACSVSQKDGVVEVKTKEPIFAVTPGQVAVFYDGDLVLGSGIIEEVL, encoded by the coding sequence TTGAAAGTAGGAGTACTGCTGAGTGGTGGTGTGGACAGCGCAGTCGCACTGTACAGTCTGCTCGAAGCCGGTCACGAAGTGATCGCCTACCACATCAAAACTGTACCGGACGAGTTCTACCTCTCTCGACAGATAAAACACAAAGTGTGCTGTTCACCAGCCGACACTTTCGATGCACAGTTAATAGCTCAACATTTCAAAGTTCCCTTCAAGGTGCTTCACATAGAGGAGTTCTTCCACCGAAATATAATTCAGTACTACCTGAGTGAGTACAAAAATGGAAGAACACCGAATCCATGTTATCTGTGCAACAGGCTGGTGAAGTTCGGACTCGTGATGGACCTGATCCTGAAGGACGGCGCCGATATGGTGGCGAGCGGGCATTATGCCAGGATCGTGGATGGAAAGCTCTACAGGGCGATCGACAGAGAGAAAGATCAGTCTTACTTTCTCGCTTCGATAGAGAAAGAAAGGCTTTCGAAGATAGTCTTTCCGAACGGTGATAAAACCAAAGTGCAGGTGAGAGAGATCGCTTCCAGAGTGAAGATCCACGTTCATTCGAAAGAAGAATCGCAAGATTTGTGCTTCATACCCGATGGTGATCAGGAACGTTTCTTCAAAGAGCATGGAATAGAATTCGATGAAGGCCCCATCTACGATTCTTCCGGTAAGGAGCTGGGCAAACATAGAGGTTTGATCCACTACACGATCGGACAGAGAAAGCTCGGAGTTTCCTTGGGTTCGAGAATGTACGTGGTGCGAATCGATGCGAAGAACAACGCCATAATCGTCGGGAAAGAAGAGGAGGTCTACCGGGACAGGTTCACAGTAACGCACTTCAACCCCCTGGTGGATCTACCTGGGAGGTTCACAGCATCGGTGAAGGTGAGGAAGAACAGCGATGAAGTTGCGTGTTCGGTCAGCCAGAAGGATGGAGTGGTCGAGGTAAAGACGAAAGAGCCCATTTTCGCTGTCACGCCAGGCCAGGTGGCGGTTTTCTACGATGGTGATCTCGTGCTCGGTAGCGGCATTATCGAAGAAGTTTTGTGA
- a CDS encoding rhomboid family intramembrane serine protease, translating to MLPLYDTIPSRRKPYVVYALIGLNVVVFFYQLSLSRVELIQFMYNFGLVPARFTLNRWSTIWQIRTGLSLYSNKWLTFLTHMFLHGGWSHLIGNMWFLGLFGDNVEDTLGHFRFLLFYLSGGILASLAHFSLNLSSQVPMVGASGAISAVMGAYFVLFPYSRIVSIVPFFFFFMPALVAVPAFTYLFFWFIFQVLSGLFDSPTGSGVAYWAHIGGFVVGMVYGYIYRVRRRRYYW from the coding sequence TTGCTTCCCCTTTACGATACGATACCAAGCAGAAGAAAACCATACGTCGTTTATGCACTCATAGGTCTCAATGTGGTGGTGTTTTTCTACCAGCTGTCGCTCTCCAGAGTCGAGCTCATCCAGTTCATGTACAATTTCGGACTTGTTCCGGCCAGATTCACTTTGAACCGGTGGAGTACGATATGGCAGATTCGCACCGGTTTGAGCCTTTACTCCAACAAATGGCTCACGTTCCTGACACACATGTTCCTGCACGGTGGCTGGTCACACTTGATCGGGAACATGTGGTTTTTGGGATTGTTCGGGGACAACGTTGAGGATACGCTCGGACACTTCAGGTTTCTGCTTTTCTATCTTTCCGGGGGCATACTCGCCAGCTTGGCACACTTTTCGTTGAACTTGAGCTCTCAGGTGCCGATGGTCGGGGCATCGGGTGCGATATCGGCGGTGATGGGTGCCTATTTCGTGCTGTTTCCATATTCTCGTATCGTTTCGATCGTTCCGTTTTTCTTCTTTTTTATGCCTGCCCTGGTCGCCGTTCCGGCGTTCACGTACCTGTTTTTCTGGTTCATTTTCCAGGTTCTCAGTGGATTGTTCGACAGCCCTACAGGCTCCGGTGTGGCGTACTGGGCGCACATAGGTGGCTTCGTCGTGGGTATGGTGTATGGTTACATCTACCGCGTTCGGAGGAGAAGATACTACTGGTGA
- the gatA gene encoding Asp-tRNA(Asn)/Glu-tRNA(Gln) amidotransferase subunit GatA, which produces MFQKMTIEDCLEAERDNLVKESLQRIEEIDHVLRSFITVLKAEQIEVKDGPFRGIPVAVKDNIVTKGVRTTCASRILENYVPPYDATVVRKLREVGFAIVGKTNLDEFAMGSSTERSAFFVTRNPWDLSCVPGGSSGGSAAAVASGEVVAALGSDTGGSVRQPAAFCGIVGFKPTYGLVSRYGLVAFASSLDQIGPMTKSVRDAAILMQIIHGRDPMDSTTVDVKMDFLSHIEEGIENFRFAVPEEVYEYEGLDGEVAERFEECVRLIEKLGGRVRKVRISTLKYAVATYYVIAPAEASSNLARYDGVKYGLRAEKTGLKETYSTTRTEGFGEEVRRRIVLGTFTLSATYYEAYFNRAQKVRRLIANDLNTTFDEFDAILTPTSPIPAFKIGSITDPLAYYLMDVFTTFANLAGVPALSVPFGFARGLPVGIQIVGKRFDDPKVLRIGRAIEKSSPYNENGRFPTPVVRV; this is translated from the coding sequence ATGTTTCAGAAGATGACGATCGAAGATTGTCTCGAGGCCGAGAGGGACAATCTGGTGAAGGAATCCCTGCAGAGGATAGAGGAGATCGACCATGTTCTGAGAAGTTTCATCACGGTACTGAAAGCAGAACAGATCGAGGTCAAAGACGGCCCGTTCAGAGGGATCCCTGTGGCGGTGAAGGACAACATCGTCACGAAAGGTGTAAGGACCACGTGCGCTTCAAGGATCCTCGAAAACTACGTACCTCCCTACGATGCGACTGTCGTTAGAAAGCTCAGAGAGGTTGGATTCGCCATCGTCGGAAAGACCAACCTGGACGAGTTCGCGATGGGTTCGAGTACGGAACGTTCCGCCTTCTTTGTGACGCGTAACCCGTGGGACCTTTCCTGCGTGCCCGGTGGGAGTAGTGGAGGTTCAGCGGCAGCGGTCGCGAGCGGCGAGGTGGTAGCGGCTCTCGGCAGCGACACGGGTGGTTCTGTGAGGCAACCTGCGGCGTTCTGCGGCATTGTAGGTTTCAAACCTACCTACGGACTGGTCTCTAGGTACGGACTGGTGGCGTTCGCCTCTTCGCTGGACCAGATAGGCCCGATGACCAAGAGCGTTCGCGATGCCGCCATCTTGATGCAGATCATACATGGAAGAGATCCCATGGATTCGACGACCGTGGACGTGAAGATGGACTTTCTTTCACACATAGAAGAGGGGATAGAGAACTTCCGTTTTGCCGTTCCAGAAGAAGTTTACGAGTACGAAGGTCTGGACGGCGAGGTCGCAGAAAGGTTCGAAGAGTGTGTAAGGCTCATCGAGAAACTCGGCGGGAGAGTGAGAAAGGTAAGGATATCCACGTTGAAGTACGCTGTGGCGACTTACTACGTGATTGCTCCAGCCGAGGCGAGTTCGAACCTTGCGAGGTACGACGGTGTGAAGTACGGATTGAGAGCCGAGAAAACGGGATTGAAGGAGACTTACTCCACGACGAGGACTGAAGGTTTTGGCGAAGAAGTCAGAAGGAGGATCGTGCTCGGCACGTTCACCCTGAGCGCAACTTACTACGAAGCTTATTTCAACAGGGCACAGAAGGTTCGAAGGCTCATCGCCAACGATCTCAACACCACGTTCGATGAATTCGACGCGATCCTGACGCCCACATCCCCGATACCCGCTTTCAAGATCGGTTCCATCACCGATCCGCTCGCTTACTACTTGATGGACGTGTTCACAACGTTTGCGAATCTCGCGGGTGTACCTGCACTGAGCGTGCCATTTGGTTTCGCCCGGGGACTGCCGGTTGGAATTCAGATAGTTGGCAAAAGGTTCGACGATCCAAAAGTTTTGAGGATCGGCAGAGCAATCGAGAAGTCTTCCCCGTACAACGAGAACGGACGTTTCCCCACGCCGGTGGTGAGAGTATGA
- the gatB gene encoding Asp-tRNA(Asn)/Glu-tRNA(Gln) amidotransferase subunit GatB, whose translation MKFRTVIGLEIHVQLSTRTKAFCSCPADVFDLPPNTAVCPVCTGQPGALPVVNKQMVDYAIKLALALNCRVNEYSRFDRKNYFYPDLPKGYQISQYFYPLAVGGYMDIDVDGTTKRIRIRRLHLEEDAGKLVHEGDSITQAKYSLVDMNRCGVPLVEIVTEPDLSSPKEARIFTEKLRSILRYLKISSGDMEKGALRCDANISVVDLERNVSSNRVEVKNMNSFRFIEKALEYEEQRIMEALMRGENVEKETRGWDLATKTTVSMRGKEEESDYRYFPEPDIPPIVVSKEEIERLRSSLPELPDEKKLRFVQVYGLPEYDASVLTMDEFVADFFESCVELTGKPKETSNWIMTEMLREMKELENEELKIKPEHIAELIKMVDQGEISIKTAKEIFPEVFRTGKMPSQIVEERGLRQLSDERTIFEIAKKVIDENPQVVSQYRSGKKSVLSFFVGQVMKQTRGTANPKLVNEVLRRLLEG comes from the coding sequence ATGAAGTTCAGGACGGTTATCGGTTTGGAGATACACGTTCAGCTTTCGACCAGAACGAAGGCGTTCTGCAGTTGCCCTGCAGACGTGTTCGACTTGCCTCCGAACACGGCTGTTTGTCCGGTGTGTACGGGACAGCCCGGGGCTCTACCCGTGGTGAACAAACAGATGGTGGATTACGCAATAAAGCTGGCACTGGCGCTCAATTGTCGGGTGAACGAGTATTCGAGGTTCGACAGGAAGAATTACTTCTATCCGGATTTACCGAAGGGTTATCAGATAAGCCAGTATTTCTACCCACTCGCGGTGGGGGGCTACATGGACATAGATGTGGACGGAACTACGAAACGCATAAGGATAAGGAGGTTACACCTAGAGGAAGATGCGGGCAAGCTCGTGCACGAGGGTGATTCGATAACTCAGGCGAAGTATTCTTTAGTGGACATGAACAGGTGCGGAGTGCCCCTGGTCGAAATAGTCACCGAACCCGATCTGTCTTCGCCGAAAGAGGCCCGTATCTTCACCGAGAAGTTGCGATCCATACTGAGGTATTTGAAGATCAGCAGTGGGGATATGGAAAAGGGTGCTTTGAGATGCGATGCCAACATCTCTGTCGTCGATCTCGAAAGGAACGTTTCGAGCAACAGGGTTGAGGTCAAAAACATGAACTCGTTCAGGTTCATCGAAAAGGCACTGGAGTATGAAGAACAAAGGATCATGGAAGCGCTCATGAGAGGCGAGAACGTTGAGAAGGAGACACGCGGCTGGGATCTCGCGACGAAAACCACCGTGTCCATGAGAGGGAAGGAAGAAGAGAGCGATTATCGTTATTTCCCGGAGCCAGACATCCCCCCGATCGTTGTGAGCAAAGAGGAGATCGAGAGGCTGAGGTCGTCCTTGCCGGAACTGCCTGACGAGAAAAAGTTGCGCTTCGTGCAGGTTTACGGTCTTCCCGAGTACGACGCGTCCGTACTCACGATGGACGAATTCGTTGCGGACTTTTTCGAATCGTGCGTGGAGTTGACCGGCAAACCTAAGGAGACCAGCAACTGGATCATGACCGAGATGCTGAGGGAGATGAAGGAACTCGAGAACGAAGAACTGAAGATAAAACCCGAGCACATAGCGGAACTCATAAAAATGGTGGATCAGGGTGAGATATCCATAAAGACGGCAAAAGAGATCTTCCCCGAGGTGTTCAGGACCGGCAAGATGCCCAGCCAGATCGTCGAGGAAAGAGGTTTAAGACAGCTGAGCGACGAGCGCACCATTTTTGAGATCGCAAAGAAGGTCATAGACGAAAACCCACAGGTGGTGAGTCAGTACAGATCTGGAAAGAAGAGCGTGCTTTCCTTCTTTGTCGGACAGGTGATGAAACAGACTAGGGGGACAGCGAACCCGAAACTCGTGAACGAAGTGCTGAGGAGGTTGCTCGAAGGGTGA
- the hemW gene encoding radical SAM family heme chaperone HemW translates to MAKDSSSTRVSLMESLSSELVSDDAGLYVHVPFCRSRCRYCDFVSYTDFSLVDEYFKALWREIELWTSLLPEVRVGSIYFGGGSPSDIPFELLEKTVDLIAKRFRLKSDIEFTVEVNPNCGFPVEKLKLLGVNRVSVGLQAADDSVLQRVRRRHTVSDFFKVFESAKSFAKVNVDFIVGLPGESDRTIDEDVCVVERLKPDHVSIYLLEIHEPDLNQPPCEEVEARYERFVESVQSIGYLRYEISNFALNGNLCRHNLKYWRNEDYIGLGIAAGGHLGRIRYVNTSKMVEYVSQIWKKEFAFEYFSENDELQELKESLFMGLRLREGISVERLRSLCPAFDLEVLFSDLLGELLQLEDGFLRLTEKGFDLSARVLADVIDRISSIAVGR, encoded by the coding sequence TTGGCGAAAGATTCAAGTTCGACGCGTGTTTCATTGATGGAAAGTTTGTCTTCAGAGTTAGTTTCTGACGACGCGGGTCTGTACGTACATGTTCCCTTCTGCAGAAGCAGATGCAGATATTGTGATTTTGTTTCTTACACGGATTTTTCGCTTGTGGATGAATACTTCAAAGCCCTCTGGAGAGAGATCGAATTGTGGACCAGTTTGTTGCCAGAGGTTCGTGTTGGAAGCATCTACTTCGGAGGGGGTAGCCCGAGCGACATCCCTTTCGAATTGCTCGAAAAAACAGTTGATCTCATCGCGAAGCGTTTCCGTCTGAAAAGCGATATCGAATTCACGGTCGAAGTCAACCCGAACTGCGGCTTTCCAGTTGAAAAATTGAAACTGCTCGGTGTGAACAGGGTGAGTGTTGGATTACAGGCGGCCGATGATTCGGTGCTTCAGCGTGTCAGAAGGAGACATACTGTGAGTGATTTCTTCAAAGTTTTCGAGTCGGCAAAAAGTTTCGCCAAAGTGAACGTGGATTTCATCGTTGGTTTGCCTGGTGAGAGCGATCGAACCATAGACGAAGATGTCTGTGTGGTTGAAAGGCTGAAACCTGACCATGTTTCCATCTACCTGCTTGAGATTCACGAACCGGATTTGAACCAACCGCCCTGCGAGGAAGTGGAAGCTCGTTACGAGCGATTCGTCGAATCCGTACAGTCGATTGGCTATCTTCGATACGAGATCTCCAATTTTGCCTTGAACGGAAACTTATGCAGGCACAATTTGAAATACTGGCGGAACGAAGATTACATCGGTTTGGGAATAGCTGCAGGCGGGCATCTGGGCAGGATCAGGTACGTCAACACTTCGAAGATGGTCGAGTACGTCTCGCAGATTTGGAAAAAAGAATTCGCGTTCGAGTATTTTTCTGAGAACGACGAACTCCAGGAATTGAAAGAGAGTCTCTTCATGGGTTTGAGACTGCGAGAAGGGATTAGCGTCGAACGCCTGAGGAGTCTCTGCCCAGCGTTCGATCTTGAAGTTCTCTTTTCAGACCTCCTGGGCGAACTGTTGCAGCTTGAAGATGGATTTCTCAGGCTCACCGAAAAAGGTTTTGATCTATCGGCTCGGGTGCTCGCCGATGTCATAGATCGTATTTCTTCGATAGCCGTTGGGAGGTGA
- a CDS encoding flavin reductase family protein — MVFVESLQKYNLHYPANVALVCSMYEERINVMAAAWHTQLSHDPPLYGVSISSKRLTHDLILSSKEFTVNFIRYDQSRLAAFVGKTSGRDIDKLNVFEINLTNGRKVKVPVLSDCYAAYECKLVDFRRTGDHTFFIGQIVGVHYDPNAFGQILAVQPTLYLGSDHYVTVDFSTKRVHDEKQVKDYLSRWVQGG, encoded by the coding sequence ATGGTCTTTGTGGAGAGTTTACAGAAGTACAACCTTCATTATCCTGCCAACGTTGCGCTGGTATGCAGCATGTACGAAGAAAGGATCAACGTGATGGCTGCCGCATGGCACACGCAGCTTTCTCACGATCCACCTCTCTATGGGGTCTCGATCTCGTCGAAGAGGTTGACGCACGATCTGATTCTGTCTTCGAAAGAGTTCACCGTGAACTTCATAAGGTACGATCAGAGCAGGCTGGCCGCCTTCGTCGGTAAAACTTCTGGTAGGGACATAGATAAACTCAACGTCTTTGAGATAAACCTCACCAACGGGAGGAAGGTCAAAGTACCGGTGTTGAGCGACTGCTATGCTGCGTACGAGTGCAAGCTCGTCGATTTCAGGCGCACAGGTGATCACACCTTCTTCATAGGCCAGATCGTCGGAGTCCACTACGATCCGAACGCCTTCGGACAGATTCTGGCGGTTCAACCGACGCTGTATCTCGGCTCGGACCATTACGTGACGGTCGATTTCTCCACCAAGCGAGTTCATGACGAAAAGCAGGTGAAGGATTATCTGTCAAGGTGGGTGCAGGGAGGATGA
- a CDS encoding bifunctional oligoribonuclease/PAP phosphatase NrnA, giving the protein MTKFLSVVSELMSKDNVLVLGHVMPDGDDISSVACLAEGLRRLGKTARAGIDDQIAWYYKLFFAVDKIESFEQLQDFSPDLIVVVDCSSPDRVGRFQDLLKKAKLVVIDHHETNALFGDLNLVDVSSASTAQIVYNINKAMEVSYDPQLATTNLLGIMTDTGFFRYSNTDGNVLRTAAELVELGAQPYFVASTILENRTPEQFKLLEKMIEHMKVEDGLVYSWLSYEDYLSLGCTEDDSSGFVSELRSMKDIEVAILFTEFPEGEVHVSFRSKHWLNVSKIAAALGGGGHARAAGCSYKNVELNKVIDEVLRLTREALAGGRHETD; this is encoded by the coding sequence ATGACGAAGTTTTTGTCTGTGGTATCGGAACTCATGTCTAAGGACAACGTTCTCGTTCTGGGCCACGTGATGCCAGACGGAGACGACATAAGCAGTGTGGCGTGCCTTGCCGAAGGATTGCGGCGGCTCGGAAAAACTGCGAGAGCCGGCATAGACGACCAGATCGCCTGGTATTACAAGCTCTTTTTCGCCGTCGATAAGATAGAATCTTTCGAACAATTGCAGGATTTCAGTCCAGATTTGATAGTCGTTGTGGATTGCTCTTCACCAGACAGGGTTGGTAGGTTTCAGGATCTTTTGAAAAAGGCAAAACTGGTAGTGATAGACCACCACGAAACGAATGCACTGTTCGGAGACCTCAATCTGGTTGATGTTTCCAGTGCTTCAACGGCTCAGATCGTTTATAATATAAACAAAGCCATGGAGGTGAGTTACGATCCGCAACTCGCAACGACCAATCTGCTCGGCATCATGACGGACACGGGCTTCTTCAGGTATTCCAACACCGATGGGAACGTACTCAGAACTGCGGCAGAGCTCGTTGAGCTTGGTGCACAACCGTACTTCGTCGCATCGACCATCCTTGAGAACAGAACACCTGAACAGTTCAAGCTTCTTGAAAAGATGATCGAACACATGAAGGTGGAAGATGGATTAGTTTATTCCTGGCTGAGCTATGAAGATTACCTATCGCTGGGCTGTACGGAGGACGACAGTAGTGGCTTCGTATCGGAACTCAGATCCATGAAGGATATAGAGGTTGCGATTCTCTTCACCGAATTTCCTGAAGGTGAAGTCCACGTGAGTTTCAGATCAAAACATTGGTTGAATGTGAGCAAGATCGCTGCCGCTCTCGGTGGTGGGGGTCACGCACGAGCGGCAGGTTGTTCTTACAAGAACGTCGAGTTGAATAAGGTGATCGATGAGGTACTCAGACTGACTCGTGAAGCACTTGCGGGGGGAAGACATGAGACTGATTAG